TCGGCTAGGCGGAAATCCACCTCGGCGCCGACGCTCCGGCCAATCCAGTTCCGCTGCAGCGCCTTCACGCCCTCGGGCCAGTCGAGGCCCTCCAGCTCGCTTTCCAGGCGGTCGCCGTAGGCGGTGATGCGAAGCATCCACTGCCGCAGCGGGCGGCGTTCGACCGGGTGGCCGCCGCGCTCGCTCTTGCCGTCGATCACCTCCTCGTTGGCCAGCACCGTGCCGAGCGCCGGGCACCAGTTCACCGGCGCCTCGCTCTGGTAGGCGAGCCGCTGCTCGTCGACCCAGCGGGCGGCGAAGTCCTCGCCCAGCTCCTGCACATCCTCAGGAATATCGAGCTCGGCGATCGGTCGCCCCTTCTGCTGCTCCTTGTCGAACCAGGTGTCGTACAGCTGCAGGAAGATCCACTGCGTCCAGCGGAAGTAGTCAACGTCGGTCGTGGCGATCTCGCGGTCCCAGTCGTAGCTGAACCCGAGTATCTTCAGCTGCCGCCGGAACGTGGCGATGTTCTTCTCGGTCTGCACCCGCGGGTGCTCGCCGGTCTTGATGGCGTGCTCCTCGGCCGGCAGGCCGAACGCGTCGAACCCCATCGGGTGAACCACGCTGACGCCCTGCATCCGCTTCGCGCGGCAGACGATGTCCGTGGCGGTGTACCCCTCCGGGTGCCCCACGTGCAGCCCGTCGCCCGACGGGTAGGGGAACATATCGAGCGCGTAGAGCTTGCCGCCATCCCCCTCGGGCAGCTGCGGCGCGGCAAACGTCTTTTCCTTGTCCCAGTAGGCTTGCCACTTGGGCTCAATCGTCGCAGGGTTGTAGCGGGGCATGTCGTATGGCGGATTGCGGATTCGGGATTTTGGATTGCGGCCAGAGAGCGGCCCCCTCCGCGAGCGTGCGGAACGGGCGATTCTACCGCCGCGGGCCATTAGCGCAAACCGCTCCGACCATTGACCTTCGGTCGATCGGCTAACTACCATGGCGGGTCTGTTTTTGGCCACCGATGAACACGGATGCGCACCGACTGGCCGGTCCTAGGACCAATCTGCGTTCACCCGTGTTCATCCGTGGCTAATTCTTTCCGACAGCCGAGCGAAATCACCGTGGAAAAGACCAAAGTTGGCATCATCGGCCTGGGAACCGTCGGCAGCGGCGTCGCGAAGATCCTGCTGGACCACGGCGACCGCACCGCCCGGCACGCCGGCCGCGTGCTGTGGCTCGAGAAGGCCGCCGTGCGGGACCTCAAAAAGCCCCGCGACTGCGACCTGCCCGCGGGCGTGCTGACCGATGACATGGACGAGGTCATCAACCACCCGGAAATCAAGGTGGTGGCCCAGCTGATGGGCGGGATCGAACCGGCCCGCACGGTGATGATCAAGCTGCTCGAAGCGGGCAAGGACGTCGTCACGGCGAACAAGGCGTTGCTAGCAGAACACGGCCCGGAACTGTTTGACCGGGCCCGCGAGCTGGGCCGCTCGATCGCGTTCGAGGCGTCGGTGGCGGGCGGGATCCCGATCATCGCCAACCTCAGTCAGTGCCTGACCGCCAACCAGGTCACCTCGCTGCACGGCATCCTCAACGGCACCAGCAACTTCATCCTCGACAAGATGCACACCGAGGGCGCGTCGTACTCCGACGTGGTCGCCGAGGCGCAGCGGCTGGGCTACGCCGAGGCCGACCCGTCAATGGACGTCGACGGCACCGACGCGGCGCAGAAGCTGGCGATCCTGTCCCAGCTCGCCTTCGGCGCGCGGCTCAAGTGGCAGGAGATCCCCCGCTCGGGTATCGACACGGTCGACCTGCTGGACGTGAGCTACGCGGA
This genomic interval from Posidoniimonas corsicana contains the following:
- a CDS encoding homoserine dehydrogenase; protein product: MEKTKVGIIGLGTVGSGVAKILLDHGDRTARHAGRVLWLEKAAVRDLKKPRDCDLPAGVLTDDMDEVINHPEIKVVAQLMGGIEPARTVMIKLLEAGKDVVTANKALLAEHGPELFDRARELGRSIAFEASVAGGIPIIANLSQCLTANQVTSLHGILNGTSNFILDKMHTEGASYSDVVAEAQRLGYAEADPSMDVDGTDAAQKLAILSQLAFGARLKWQEIPRSGIDTVDLLDVSYAEEMGYKIKLLAIADLKEHGLDCEVNPALVRAGSPLGEVGGPFNAVLVKGDAVGPLFYHGQGAGQMPTASAVVADLIDTAVGRTALTFHTLGLWSDAVKGVDQADFATSTGKRYVRAMVEDHPGVLAKVTNAFGAEGISIASILQKEPLEGDTAVPLVIMTHRASEAATDRACATIAALDACRGEPVKMWVRD